From the genome of Nicotiana sylvestris chromosome 1, ASM39365v2, whole genome shotgun sequence:
CTTAGTTGAATGCCTTCTCCTTTAataaaaattgaggtgtgccatacaatcatctagtctatggccctcacatcgaTATCTTAATTAGTGAGAAAATGCCTTGgaatctcgtagtttgctttaggcgcgttaattaaataaatgGTCATAGCTAGTACAGTTCCCGTGATGTAGTTCTAACACTTAATTtctaaaatccgggggtacatttatgtgacccggccataatttaatcttgttaataaattAAACACGTTGTGGATTGTGGGTACGGTTCTTGTGACATGATTCGCAACGCgtaatcaaataattaattatataacAATTGGATTactaaaagcggttttaaaagtaataaaattgcacataggttttaaaaatattttaaaatcagataaataggccaataataatagttgagcgaccgttctagaaccacgaaacccgggaatgcctaacaccttctcccgggttaacagaattccttacccggatttctatgttcgcagactgtaaaacatagtcaatctttcctcgatttgggatttgaaccggtgacttgggacaccataaattatcccaagtggcgactctgaataaatataaataatcccgtttcagttattatcactttaattggaaaaactcccttatatcccctttTCGGGGGTGGAAAAACGGGTGTGATAGTGACATACTTGTTGTGCGggttgtagggagttttctccctttggaacccgatgccctgcttgttcccactattgttgagatacatggcagtgacagcatctgaggaccaggtccacttcaggGATTTCTCAGGATcatttcttactttctccaacTCAGTCTGGAGTTGTTGATTCCTCTCGAGTTCACTGCAGAGACTGGTTTTTACAACAGTTAACTCCTTTTCAAGCATGATGTGTGACTCACTggctacttccttccctttcccaaaACTTACATTCatatgttctctattgagtccctcCATGATTTCCTCTATATCGGTGCATATCATTAGTAGGTCATCCCTTTCCTCTTCAATAAATGCAATTTTTTCTTCTAAAGTGTGTTTTTCATTGCTAAGACtttctattgtttcttttagatcaacaactactaccattAGATCGTCTCTCTCATTTTTCGCACTGGTTATTCTTTCATTCAGGGCCTCCTTCTCTtgttcaagattagctatggtctcatttaagTCCACTACACAGATCAttagatcatctctagattgttcggcCTCTCCTAGTTCTACGGTCATAATCTCCTTATCATTTACAAGGCTATAATAGGCATCAATTAGGACATTAGATAAAGACCTTAGCTTCTTAgaagaataggatttcagatttctctgaacatccctgaagtttaccttatcgtcttcatcatcatcatcatcatcatttgaTTGTGCCATCAGCGTGAACAGTGAATCGTActttgttgcttcagtttccactaCCATTATGGAACTATTTTCTGCATCTGATTCCCTTTCGGATTCACTTGAGGAGTCAACCCCCGCAGCAAGAGCCTGCTTAATGATATTGTCTGCAACACTTTTTCGATTGAATCTTTTatctggaaccaggttcctttttctttctttgttaggATTTTACTTGTATTGCTCCTGTTTCGCGAGTGGGcaatctttgatgaaatgccatGACTTTCCACATCTGTGACAGATATCGTTGTTCCTTGTTTTACTTGAACAGCCCCACTTTGGTATGCCACCATTTCTTCAAACcattttttgaaatctcttagtaagataggccatgtgactatcttcatcacttgaaTCACTTCTTTCAGCCTTAagcaccaggttcttttccttcttaggcgttcttctttcactgtctttctttcttttcatctcgtatgttttcatattaccaatcaactcatccatggtcagagtctgtagatctttagcttcaatgatggcatttaccttactttcccaagaccCAGGTAGAACACTTAGAATTTTCCTTAAAAGCTTATTTTTGGGAATGACATCTTCAAGTGAtagaagctcatttatgatggaggtgaatctggtGTACATATATTGTatggactcatcatccttcatcccgaagagctcatattcagtggtgagcatgtcgatcttagattgtttgacctgagtagttccttcgtgtgcggtttgtaaagcttcccatatttctttggtaGTATCACAAGCTGAtactctgttgtactcatcaagtcctatgccacacatcaagattttcttggcacgatagttcttttctacaacTTTTCTGTCAATGTCGATGTACTCTCTTCTCCCTTTGGGCACCAATGGTCTTGTTTCTTCAAGTTTCTTCAtgggaacatgtggaccatcacaaatgataTCCCACAGCTCTGAATATTCTACCATCATGAAATTATGTATCCGGGTCTTCCACCAGCCATTgtattgaccattgaatctgGGAGGTTTATAGGTtgattttccttcttcaaagtttggtggaACAACCattgaggatcctttctaggtgttcaCCTGATAGGAGAAAcctgctttgataccaattgttagtttatatggGTCCACCAAAtgatagagtacctggtcctctatgagactAATACGTAGAAtgcagtaaagactgaatgtaaagaagacaagagattttctacgtgtaaaaatcccacacaaggggatcaaaaaaccaccacctactcttgtaggcttttaactctacTAACTTGTAATTTACCTATTACAATCCACTTTGCAAacaccctattgcaaagacttcaaactaacttgtgatgctaccaccacaagccactctataactctcctagttacaaagattttaacttatgactatccctagtcacaacataaactctgaAGTTCAcgaatttggtttgttcctaagacaacgCTTCTGAGAAaacaaactaggaattacaacgactaacaaataacaagattactaACTAACTATGGATGTACATAAAACTCgtttagaaactgatccttagtggagttgtcttcttgttcttgatacACCACTGACTTCAATGCTTGATGAATGCATTTTCGttttgagagaatatcactgaatgcacaagtgATGATGTTTCTTGCACtaggttgttttatcacaaaagatatcacaatggatagtgatgtcaactcttggtgtacttcttcctagtgagaagtgactgttgcactgtctgcACAGCCACTTCTGGGTAATTGCATTCTAGCTAgatagtggactttgtacttATGTTAGGACACACCAAcggaccaggtcctagttgtgttcccATTCTGTAACAGTTACCAGACggtcactttcttctgctacATTCCATCTGTGCACTTGACTAGTACTTCTGTTAGAGAACTCTAAGGGAGCAAGTCCCTGTTGTGTTTATCTTTATATTGATTGCATACAGTCACTGACTTGTGCTTTTGTCGGAGAAACCTAAGGGACCAGGGCATcgggtccctgttgtgttcctccatGTGCTCGTTCATCATTCGCTGAGATGTGTATCTTGTGGGACAAGGTTCTCCATCTGGTTCTTCatgacaagtttgttagatcatcaaaacataataaACATAAGGTTAAGACATCGAAAACCCATCATGATGTATTTGAGAAGTCGTAACCAGACTTTTCAAGCAGTATTAAGGCCTTAGGATCAAAgtgcccttttattttatcagcTTGGAGATTGCCTTTAGTAGACTTACAAGTCACATATGTGCTTTGTGCAACTGAGACAGTCATATGCTCCTTCAAATGTTGGATAGCTTTGTGACTCATTTGCTTCTTTGGAGTACATTCCTGTAACAAAGGCTACCCTTTCTTTCGACGCTCACGTGGAATATAGTGAAAAACTAGATGCTCCTTATCGGTCTTTGTCTATATGTCACCTTCAGATGATGATAGCTTAATGGAGACTTCTTCAGTTCTCTTCTTAGGTAGCTTTGAGGTAGTCTATTAAGCCTCATTTTCTTCCTCTGACTTAACATCAACTTCGTCGACTGATGATAGTTTCTCCACACTCAGTTTACAAGAATCTAAGTAGAATTTTGCATCTGCAAAGTACGACTCCATCTTAGTGAAAAGATTGATGTCTGTATCAATTTTAACTATCTCTCCATCCCTTATATACTTCAGACATTGATGCAAAGTAGACGATACCATTCCATTCTATGAATCCAAAGACGTCCAAGCAGCaagttgtatgatgttttagcaTATATGATGTGAATCAAGGTGTTTGACTTCATCTCACCAATGGATAATCCTACACGGATCATGCCTATGGCTTGTTGTCCTCCTTGGTTGAAACCTTGGATTGTTAGGTTACTTTTGGATAGCTCATCGATAGAGATCCCAAGTCTTTTTAGCACCATCTTCGGCATGATGTTGACAACCAAACCATCATCAACAAGTATGCGATTGAGATGTTGTTCTCGAATAGCCCCTACAATGAACAAAGGTTTGTTATGTGGCTTAGACCCCAACAACAAGTCATCATCTATGAATAAAATTGTTGCACAACATGTGACAACTTTTTTGTTATCATGATGTTCTTATGTATTCATTAGAGCATGCTTATCGTTGCTTTCCTTTATTTCATCAATACTAGAAACTACATGAGTTGCACCAATATGGAATTTTTCAGGAAAGAATTCATGCAATGTGATGGGCTTTCGAAACTTCGGCGATAAGGCACTATTAATCTTCTTTCTAGTAGAAGATTTGATATTTCTTGGTGGTTGTAGCCTATCCACATTGCTCATTATCGCTCTTGGCTTAGGAATTTGTAGCCTCAAAACTAGCTAATGTTTTCACGTCTTGTGAGTGACTAGAGTCCAATCCTCATCGTCTTTGTCTTTGGAGTGATTGTCTGGCTCTAGTTAACCTTCAAGAGTTTTCCTTGGAAAATCAATTTCAACGGGTTCGAAATTTCCAAATTGTAAAAGGGCAGTGTTTGACACGTTGCGCAACCTTAAACACTTCTTTTCCTTGAGCACGATACTTGCATGATTTGCTTTTGTTGTTTCATCCATGTCTATGATGATTTTTCTTTTACTTACAAGAGCCATGATTTTCTCATTCAAGACGAAGCATTTCTCTGTAAGGTGGCTAATGAAGCAATGAAACTTGTAGTATTTTGGATCGCCAACTTTACAATTTCCTCAGGCCTTTTTGAGTTAGGGAGATTGATGACTTTCTTAGCCAGGAATTTATCAAGGATCATGGGTACATATGAATCTGGAAACGGATAAATCTTCGCCTCTAATTCCTTCAAGGTCGGATGACGTTTCTCCTCTTTGGGATACTGACTCGGTGTCTTATCCTCCTTCACCTTTTGCTTAGTCATGAATTTCATAGAATTTGCTTTTACCGCCATAGATTCTTTGGTTTAGCTCTTTGAAGCAACATTTTTCTTAAACTCCTTCTAATAAGCAAATGGAGATGCCTTTCCATGACTTGCGATGCTTAACTCCATGTCGTGTGCTCGTGTTGTAAGTTCTTCAAAAGTTACCGGTTTGATCCCTTGTAGGATGTACAAAAGGACTAGTGCATTCCTTGAATGCATATCTTCATAGCAGATATTTCTGAAGGTGTAATCCACCACGGGTTCGTCCTTCCTTTGTTTGGTTCATGTCAACTCTATCATGCTTACAATTTTTTGAGTACTATAAAAACAATTGAGGaattccctctcaagttgctcccaGCTATCAATGGACTCAGGATCCAAGTCAATATACCAGTTAAATACATTCCCTTCCAGAGAACGAACAAATTGTTTTACCAAAAGGTCATCATGCATTCTAGCATTGGTACAAGTCTCGACAAAGTGGGCAATATGTTGCCTTGGGTTCCCTTTACCATCAAATTGATGTAGCTTTGGTGGTTGATAATTGGTTGGCATGGTTAGAAAATCAATCCTCTTAGTATAAGGCTTAGACTAGTACAACGATCTTGCGACAGTCCACCATATTGAGCTTTAATGGTGTTTGTTATCATGTCTTGCAATTGTTGGACATATAACGTTGCAACTGAAGTGGattgcttttccttttgaatgttGAACTTTGTAAGTGATTCCTTGATAATCGTTTTTTGCAAGGTGGAGTTAGATGAACGAGGAGGGACGTGGCTCAACTCTCCAGGTGCATATGCCTCCAATTTGTTCATGAGTTGAGTGATTTGAAGGTCTTTGTCTTCAACAGATTTCTTCAAGATTTCTATAGTCTATTCCATTATGGTAAACTTTTTATCCACGTTAATTGCATCAGCCATTAAGGCGTTGACTTTTGTTGAAACTGGAGAATCCACCAAATCCTCAGATTCACCAAGGTTGGAGGCTGTTTGAGAAAGTTCGTCAAATAGCGAGAATGCGGTGTTGTCCCCAAAGATTGCGGTTGCAGACGTCATGTAAGACATGCTTTTATTTGCCATCTCCAGGGAGGTGAAGTATTCGGATCCATCCAAGCCACTAGCCTTGAACTTGCTTCGAGTGATTGGGCCAACATGACTGAGCTCAGTGGATGCGACAGCAGTAATATCTTTGCATGAAATATCACACTTACGTAAGGCTATTGTGGCAGTAGATCTGAAGTTTGTAGTTTTTAACTTGCAAGAAGGAGAGATGAAGGGCAGAATTGGTCCCACTAGGTATGCCAAAATTTGTTCGCAGCTTTCGCATTACTAAAAATAAATTGCAacaaaaatattatgaagaaaaagagattttattgataaatatttgTGAGTACAATTCTATGTATCCCTTGATTCTACCCTCTACAATTCTCTGTAATTCGAGGGCTTAAGAAACGTCTTTCTCGAATGTAGGACGATGCATACTTCCTTGTGATGTATTTAATCACCAAGAATGTCGAGCAACACTTTGTTGTTACAGGTTGATCTTTGGGAGGAACTCCGTTGATCACTCATTTGTTGAAGAACTATGCACTTGGTGATTGATCTCTTTATTTGTGGATGCCTTTACCAATTGCGGAATGTTCTTCTCACACTCTGAATGTCTCTTGAGAGTTAtgtaacccctctatttatagttaGAGAGGATGGATAATCTAGTTACAAAGGAACTCTCTCGCTTGATTCTAATTGGCTCGTCTGAGTCATCAAACTTATCTCACAAGCTATGTGATAAGCTTGCCTGTGATTGGCCAAGACATGTCATTTTGGACACTTGACAACTCTTGATTGCTCACTGTTTTAGATTGGGATTGCCACATTATTTCGCACATGGCATCATCTTGTTGGCTTTGAGTTTGACTGGATATGCCATGTCACTTGACACATGGCATGAGTCTGAGCCTTAATATGAAATGGACCTTGGGCtcgaaaataataaaatggacTAATTTTATATAAAgtccaaattaattatttaactCTAATAAACTAAGATTCAATCCAAATTTTGTAAGGATTAAActtaataaattttatatgtcTAGAATGTCATATCAAATTCtttcgaaaaagaaaaagataattgAAGAGTTAATGCGGGGCGGGTGAAGTCTTTGCATGTTTACGTGCCTTGTAACCGCAATGCCCCACACATTTTCCATCCCTATTAAGACATCATCCATTTAAGTATCGAGTGATCAATCACTCAACTACGAGATTACTGATAAACATCAATAAAAATGTATTCAAAATGGTAAAGAGTACGAAAATAGATTAAGATTTGAATCCCCCAACCCCCACCCCATTAATTCCTAGACACCTCTCCTGAAGAACATTAAATGTGTGACATCAATTGCAACCTCTTTACCATAGTTGATGCAACTTGATAGTGGACCAGTTATTAACTCCCACATATTGATGTCATACAAAGAGAAAGATTTCTTGTCCTACCTTAGAAAGAACAACATAGACTTATTAGCAAACGTAGTAAATATCATTATCTCCCTATTATCCGGGTCTCAAGAATGTTAGCTTGATGATCTTTTCAGTCCATTTGAGCTTTTTGTAATCGTCTAATACAAAATATGGACCTCATGTTTTGCCCGTTCAACGAATGATAATCGTTCATTCCAATCCAAGAGATTAATACTACTCAACTTTGAGAAGAAACCTATAGGGAGGGTAGTATGACCAATGTAACTCTCATTAACCAtatccaaaatatcaactttTACATCAAGATCATCATCCTTTTCGACATACCAAATGCAATAAGCAACCCCATTCTAACGAAAACTTCAATTATCTATCTCTTTCGTCCATCTCGTTCTTTGTTTAATAAATTAGGTGGTGTACATTAACGGCTCGCTAACAATAAGTAGTTTGATACCCCTCCCCCTCCCATAACAATCCCAAGAGTGAAAATTTTATAACCAAGAGCATTTTGATTTTGTTCATCTTCATGAACATAAACCAACTTGATAGCAGATTGGTTAAATGGAACAAACTCCACAGCAAATCACATAAACATTatattaaaagataaatttgaaaaaaaaaagagtttaagCACCTGAAATTGATGAATAAATAATTGGATATAGTAAAAAGTTAAATTAGAGTAATTTATTTGTATCAATAATTTTGGTAGTaacaaaaaaacataaaaattatTTACGCAATTGAGAAGGAAAGAGAATAAAAGCTTTTAAAGGATGAATTTCTTGTATGTAAtataaaaatagttaattaaattaaagataTATGTATAACATACATTGTATATGCTTAAAAACTTTGTTCAATTATTTTATTCAAACATTATATACGCATGAAAActatttttttcctctttttactTTATAAATAAGTTTTTTATTCTATAAGTAAgtccataatatagtataaacaAAGAAAAGTTATAATATTAAAAAGTATTAAAAATAAAGGTTAATATTTTAGAGGGcaaaatagatatttggctactAAAAGTTTGAGAAATTTAGTTGAGAGACCTTTTTAGTGCAATAGAAATAATTAGGTGACTTTTTtgtaacaaacaaaaaaaatataatgttaCTATGTAATAATTTGAAAAaattgagtgaccatttgagcAATAAACTCCTAAAATGAAGGAACACGAGATGAGAATACATAAATATGGTATTCCACAGCAAACACGTTTGAATTTGAACAAAGACAAAAGTGGCAAGTAGCTCAAGATGTAACCTATAGTTTCATCTGGAAGGCATGTAGGGTTGAAAACCAATAACTAATGATGCAAGCTAAACTTCAAATACCATGTGGAAGtggttttcctctttttttttttaatttaatatttgtttAGGATGTTTTTAGATTCAAAGTCATTTATAAAGAAACAAACTTTTACTATTAACTGTGCAATCGGAGAGCACCGATAGAAATGCCAATTTTGCTTACAATCGCACAAGTTTGAGTTTCTCTAGGTTCTAGCCGGAGCTTTTGTTGTTTTGCACCTAGCTGTCATGACTCACCACATCATCATGCCACGTAGGTCCcacttgacatatatttttgccaTATGGAAAGCTTACATATGAAATAGTCTAGCACATGTGGGAAAGTTATAGAGAAATATAGAGATTTCTCATGgaagaccttagaaccctatggaattgctaggaaagtccttagaAGATTCTAGCTATGTAGAAAATTATAGAGAAGGGACTTACTTATAAATAATAAGGGCCTTGTTTAataattactccctccgttccagtttatgtgaacctattttctctTTGGTCTGTTCCAATTAGAATGactcctttctaaatttggaaataatttagcttaaacttgcaattttatctttaatgagaagcttttataaccatgCAAATACTTTGGGcctctttttgacttgtttaggactacAAATTCTAAAAATCTTCTTTatttaaactccgtgcccagtcaaacatgttcacataaaATGGAATGGAGGGCATATTATTTACTAACTAACTCCTAGGAGACTAGTATGTAAAGGTCACCAAGCGAAACAATCAAGTTCTCTACAATAAAAAGCTTCCTCTGACAAATTTCTCTTCTCTTTCTTATCTAACATTCCCTTaacgatcttgagtgtagtattttaggctgacttgacatagcaGGATCGTGAGCAAGTTGTCAAGTGCCACACGTGTGCTTAGTTCAATACTAAAGACGCGAtaacgtggtatcagagcaaaggTTATGACTAAAGAAATGTTAGAAAGAATACAAGAGATTGCTAGAAGGAAGCTTTGTTGGGAACTATGATCGAGATTATCAAGGGCGTGATATTTGCAAAAGGGACAAACGTGAAGGTCCCTAAGCAAAAAGAGTATGGTGGTGCACGGGACTCACACAAGGTGGATGATTTACTTTGGAGGATTTTCAAGTACTTTGAGGTAGTCAAGGAGGATCACGAAGTTAAGGTACGTAACACTTTAATGTACTTGACCGAGGTTGCCGCATTATGATGACGTCGAAAGTGTGCTTACATGGATAAGGGCTATGCAAGATTGAGATGTGGGATCAATTCAAGAAGGATTTAAAAAAGCAATTCTACCCGATGAATGTGGTGTACGAGGCTGCGCAAAAACTAAGGGAGCTTCGACAGACAGCCACAATTCGAGAGTATATGCGCGAGTTCACTACCTTAATGCTGCAAATCCCGTCGTTGTCCGAGGAATATCCCCTCTTCCACTTCATGGACGGGTTGCAAAATTGGGTAAAATAAGAGTTGAGAAGACATCAAGTAGCCAACGTGAACGAGGCCATAACGACAGCCAAGTCGCTCGTTGACTTCAAGATGGAGCGTGCCAAGTCCAAAGAAGGCAACGCCGAGAGGGATGGGGGAGATAGAAAAGGGCCATCCCATAACGGATATGGGTCCAA
Proteins encoded in this window:
- the LOC138877475 gene encoding MAR-binding filament-like protein 1, encoding MVVPPNFEEGKSTYKPPRFNGQYNGWWKTRIHNFMMVEYSELWDIICDGPHVPMKKLEETRPLVPKGRREYIDIDRKVVEKNYRAKKILMCGIGLDEYNRVSACDTTKEIWEALQTAHEGTTQVKQSKIDMLTTEYELFGMKDDESIQYMYTRFTSIINELLSLEDVIPKNKLLRKILSVLPGSWESKVNAIIEAKDLQTLTMDELIDNIIKQALAAGVDSSSESERESDAENSSIMVVETEATKYDSLFTLMAQSNDDDDDDEDDKVNFRDVQRNLKSYSSKKLRSLSNVLIDAYYSLVNDKEIMTVELGEAEQSRDDLMICVVDLNETIANLEQEKEALNERITSAKNERDDLMVVVVDLKETIESLSNEKHTLEEKIAFIEEERDDLLMICTDIEEIMEGLNREHMNVSFGKGKEVASESHIMLEKELTVVKTSLCSELERNQQLQTELEKVRNDPEKSLKWTWSSDAVTAMYLNNSGNKQGIGFQREKTPYNPHNKCWFNLLQLFQIKTRHAELVTSIMS